A stretch of Brevundimonas naejangsanensis DNA encodes these proteins:
- a CDS encoding amidase: MLQLTDARYGSVLRWSRPEAMRMQDGSSAQMRGMMVLLKDNIETRDMPTTAGSLALADNAPGRDAPIVARLRDAGAVILGKTNLSEWANIRSSRSISGWSAVGGQTRNPYDPERTPCGSSSGSAVAVAIGLAPVGIGTETDGSIVCPASVNGVVGFKPTVGLVSRTHVIPISHSQDTPGPFATTVEDAAIVLTVMAGSDPADPATAEADARKVDYRAALDPGSLRGARLGVMGFLLPAYSPETRAEFDRAVAALRAAGAEVVEIAAGPNLQAIGGWELTGMLTELKHGLNAYLASTDPAQVRTRTLAEVIGFNAAEPRETELFGQEFFEMAEATSGLDDPAYLEARAKAFQAAGPDGIDRMMREHGVAALIAPTTSRAWTNDPNDDDRAQGSASRLAAVAGYPHLTVPMGFDRGMPVGLSFIGGQWDDARILSLGHAYEQATRERRPPPGSGASGG; this comes from the coding sequence ATGCTGCAGCTGACGGATGCGCGTTATGGGAGCGTGCTCCGATGGTCGCGGCCAGAAGCCATGAGGATGCAAGACGGAAGCTCCGCTCAGATGCGGGGCATGATGGTTCTCCTCAAGGACAATATCGAGACGCGCGACATGCCGACCACGGCCGGATCTCTGGCCCTGGCCGACAACGCGCCCGGCCGCGACGCCCCCATCGTGGCGCGGTTGCGGGACGCCGGCGCGGTGATCCTGGGCAAGACCAATCTGTCGGAATGGGCCAACATTCGTTCGTCGCGCTCCATCAGCGGCTGGAGCGCCGTCGGCGGCCAGACGCGCAATCCCTATGATCCGGAGCGGACGCCGTGCGGCTCGTCCTCGGGCAGCGCCGTGGCGGTCGCCATCGGCCTGGCGCCCGTCGGCATCGGCACCGAGACGGACGGCTCCATCGTCTGCCCGGCCTCGGTCAACGGCGTGGTCGGGTTCAAGCCGACCGTGGGCCTGGTCAGCCGCACCCACGTCATCCCGATCAGCCATTCCCAGGACACGCCGGGCCCCTTCGCCACGACGGTGGAGGACGCGGCCATCGTCCTGACCGTCATGGCCGGGTCCGATCCGGCCGACCCGGCGACGGCCGAGGCGGACGCGCGCAAGGTCGACTATCGCGCGGCCCTGGACCCCGGCAGCCTGCGCGGCGCGCGACTGGGGGTGATGGGCTTCCTGCTGCCCGCCTATTCGCCCGAGACCCGGGCGGAGTTCGACCGGGCGGTGGCCGCCCTGCGCGCCGCCGGCGCCGAGGTGGTCGAGATCGCCGCGGGGCCGAACCTGCAGGCCATCGGCGGCTGGGAGCTCACCGGCATGCTGACTGAGCTGAAGCACGGCCTGAATGCCTATCTGGCCTCGACCGACCCGGCCCAGGTCAGGACGCGGACCCTGGCCGAGGTGATCGGGTTCAACGCCGCCGAACCGCGCGAGACGGAACTGTTCGGGCAGGAGTTCTTCGAGATGGCCGAAGCGACCTCCGGGCTGGACGACCCGGCCTATCTCGAGGCGCGGGCCAAGGCGTTCCAGGCGGCGGGGCCGGACGGCATCGATCGCATGATGCGCGAGCACGGCGTGGCGGCCCTGATCGCCCCGACCACTTCGCGCGCCTGGACCAATGATCCCAACGACGACGACCGCGCCCAGGGCTCGGCTAGCCGGCTGGCGGCCGTGGCGGGCTATCCGCACCTGACGGTGCCGATGGGCTTCGATCGCGGAATGCCGGTCGGCCTCAGCTTCATCGGCGGCCAGTGGGACGACGCCCGCATCCTGTCGCTGGGCCACGCCTACGAACAGGCGACGCGCGAGCGCCGACCGCCGCCGGGGTCAGGCGCTTCGGGCGGCTAG
- a CDS encoding amidohydrolase, with amino-acid sequence MKPVSMRVLAFAAALTGLAAPAMAAELSPQAKAQITGTVERNQPALDHAALEIWKFAELGYQETQSSTLLQGQLRDAGFTVTPGIANEPTAFLASFKTGDGPIIAVLAEYDALPGLSQTLNPVQESAGAAGGHGCGHNLFGAASVHAAIAVKEWMVANNIKGELRVYGTPAEEGGSGKVYMVRDGLFDDVDVSLHWHPGNVNSARQGDTMANVSGKFRFYGTAAHAAAAPDKGRSALDGVEAMNAMVNLMREHVPDRTRIHYAITDGGKAPNVVPAYAEAYYYVRHNNPEIVRDVLERVKLAADGAALGTGTRVEFEAIGGVYSMLPNEALMTVMDRNLRSVGGITWTPEEIALATEIQKTLPTKPDLASVGQIEDAVIGGDFGGSTDVSDVSWVTPTVGLSTATFVPGSAGHSWQNVVAAGTTIGLKGAHLAAKTLALTTAELFQSPETIATAKAEFERRRGPNFQYRALLGDRTPALNYRD; translated from the coding sequence ATGAAACCCGTCTCGATGCGCGTCCTCGCGTTCGCCGCCGCCCTGACCGGCCTCGCCGCCCCCGCCATGGCCGCCGAACTGTCGCCCCAGGCCAAGGCCCAGATCACCGGCACGGTCGAACGCAATCAGCCCGCCCTGGATCACGCCGCGCTGGAGATCTGGAAATTCGCCGAGCTGGGCTATCAGGAGACGCAGAGCTCCACCTTGCTGCAGGGCCAGTTGCGCGACGCGGGCTTCACCGTCACCCCCGGCATCGCCAATGAGCCGACCGCCTTCCTGGCCAGCTTCAAGACCGGCGACGGCCCGATCATCGCCGTCCTGGCCGAGTACGACGCCCTGCCCGGCCTGTCGCAAACCCTGAACCCCGTGCAGGAATCCGCCGGCGCGGCGGGCGGCCACGGCTGCGGCCACAACCTGTTCGGCGCCGCCTCGGTCCACGCCGCCATCGCGGTCAAGGAATGGATGGTCGCCAACAACATCAAGGGCGAGCTGCGCGTCTATGGCACCCCCGCCGAGGAAGGCGGCTCGGGCAAGGTCTATATGGTCCGCGACGGCCTGTTCGACGACGTCGACGTGTCGCTGCACTGGCACCCCGGCAATGTGAACTCGGCCCGCCAGGGCGACACCATGGCCAACGTCTCGGGCAAGTTCCGCTTCTACGGCACCGCCGCCCACGCCGCCGCCGCGCCCGACAAGGGCCGCTCGGCCCTGGACGGCGTCGAGGCCATGAACGCCATGGTCAATCTGATGCGCGAGCACGTGCCTGACCGCACCCGCATCCACTACGCCATTACCGACGGCGGCAAGGCGCCCAACGTCGTCCCCGCCTATGCCGAGGCCTATTACTACGTCCGCCACAACAATCCGGAGATCGTCCGCGACGTGCTGGAGCGGGTGAAGCTGGCCGCCGACGGCGCCGCCCTGGGCACCGGCACCCGCGTCGAGTTCGAGGCCATCGGCGGCGTCTATTCCATGCTGCCGAACGAGGCCCTGATGACCGTCATGGACCGCAACCTGCGCAGCGTCGGCGGCATCACCTGGACGCCCGAGGAAATCGCCCTGGCCACCGAGATCCAGAAGACCCTGCCGACCAAGCCGGACCTCGCCAGCGTCGGCCAGATCGAGGACGCCGTGATCGGCGGCGACTTCGGCGGCTCCACCGATGTGTCGGACGTGTCCTGGGTCACCCCGACGGTCGGCCTGTCGACGGCGACCTTCGTGCCCGGCTCGGCCGGCCACTCCTGGCAGAACGTGGTGGCGGCGGGCACGACCATCGGCCTGAAGGGCGCCCACCTGGCGGCCAAGACCCTGGCCCTGACCACCGCCGAACTGTTCCAGAGCCCCGAGACGATCGCGACCGCCAAGGCCGAGTTCGAACGCCGTCGCGGCCCGAACTTCCAGTACCGCGCCCTGCTGGGCGACCGCACCCCGGCGCTGAACTACCGCGACTGA
- a CDS encoding TonB-dependent receptor domain-containing protein, which yields MLATTALFGATAAAAQEADQATQLDEIVVVGSQIRGAKVTAALPVTNIGEEQILSSAATSGDELMRSIPQMGDVTFNSAYLPASSNSARGDTGSVNLRNLGIGNTLVLLNGRRVVGHPTSQANEHLVPVLTYNTNAIPVSGLKRLEVLRDGAAAIYGADAVAGVVNTVLRDDMNNWTVSAQYGVAEGTDMWETNFSLYGGHDIADGRGNISLFFNYDHRDELSTLDQDYTASSDRRPLFAGTGFETSTSLNGLSSLTPWGYFRTSGGAVRLPGASSNLASFGIQPGTLKNCAAALGNGLCVKSGVSVDPAIQSDVAAEDLTVMPQVDRYNLFMTGRYKLNDSVEAFGELGGYYAETWARQAPINTLSSIILTIPKTNYYNPFGPITFADGTVNPNRMPGITAPAGGVDLQLSGYRFSDLGPIEVDVTNKQYRALGGLRGDWNGWNWETALLYSEASAEDLSDNIVTSALQKQLALSTPDAYNPFNGGDLSHPSFGDGTPSSQAALDAIRTKMRRYTETSLALWDFKISRPDLFTLPAGPVGMAAGVEARHETQLDDRDHRIDGTTTFTDVSGAVYSDLINSSMNPDTEGERDVYSAYLEFAVPLVSPEMNIPFVHNLEAQVAGRYEHYSDFGDVAKPKVAVAWDLAEGVRVRGSWAQGFRAPNLEQINASIVTRSNSSTDWAYCEALSRRGAIAGLGSCVGASIPNAFPDAASVNTARIRRNVAEQRAGNPNLKPEESETMSFGVVLQPDFTPANLGDFTVTVDWWNVQQEGMVGVFRGQNALTLDYLLRKQGSSNPNVVRAAPTPEDIAIYAGTGLTPAGEILYVKDLYDNLQPQEVQGIDLGVMWSLRGTRVGDFSANLNVSHLLKYYLEPSPQVQALMDAKAKGEIDPVVSFSGAAGDLIRDNSRPEWKWSASATWRYQNVTVGAYTSYTGSVYQDFLTNGAGQAWVVDSLLTANLYGEYEFDNGLLEGTAVRIGVRNLTDEQPPLAADGYLGTVHQPYGRYWYGSIRKTF from the coding sequence TTGCTGGCCACCACTGCCCTGTTCGGCGCAACCGCCGCCGCCGCCCAGGAGGCCGACCAGGCCACCCAGCTCGATGAGATCGTCGTCGTCGGCTCGCAGATTCGCGGCGCCAAGGTGACGGCGGCGCTGCCGGTCACCAACATCGGCGAGGAGCAGATTCTGTCCTCGGCCGCCACCTCGGGCGACGAGCTGATGCGCTCCATCCCCCAGATGGGCGATGTGACCTTCAACTCGGCCTATCTGCCGGCCAGCTCCAACTCGGCGCGCGGCGACACCGGCTCGGTCAACCTGCGCAACCTGGGCATCGGCAACACCCTGGTGCTGCTGAACGGCCGCCGCGTCGTGGGCCACCCGACGTCCCAGGCGAACGAGCACCTGGTCCCGGTCCTGACCTACAACACCAATGCCATCCCGGTGTCGGGCCTGAAGCGGCTGGAGGTGCTGCGCGACGGCGCCGCGGCCATCTACGGCGCCGACGCCGTGGCCGGGGTGGTCAACACTGTCCTGCGCGACGACATGAACAACTGGACCGTCTCGGCCCAGTACGGCGTCGCCGAAGGCACCGACATGTGGGAGACCAACTTCTCCCTCTACGGCGGCCATGACATCGCCGACGGCCGGGGCAACATCTCCCTCTTCTTCAACTACGACCACCGCGACGAGCTTTCGACGCTGGATCAGGACTACACCGCCTCGTCCGACCGCCGTCCGCTGTTCGCGGGCACGGGCTTTGAGACCAGCACCTCGCTGAACGGCCTGTCGTCGCTGACGCCCTGGGGCTATTTCCGCACGTCGGGCGGGGCCGTGCGCCTGCCGGGCGCCAGCAGCAACCTGGCCTCCTTCGGCATCCAGCCCGGCACCCTGAAGAACTGCGCCGCCGCCCTGGGCAATGGCCTGTGCGTCAAGTCGGGCGTCTCTGTCGATCCGGCCATCCAGTCCGACGTCGCGGCCGAAGACCTGACCGTCATGCCTCAGGTCGACCGCTACAACCTGTTCATGACCGGCCGCTACAAGCTGAACGACAGCGTCGAGGCCTTCGGCGAACTGGGCGGCTACTACGCCGAGACCTGGGCGCGCCAGGCGCCGATCAACACCCTGTCGTCGATCATCCTGACGATCCCCAAGACCAACTACTACAACCCGTTCGGCCCGATCACCTTCGCCGACGGCACGGTCAACCCGAACCGCATGCCGGGCATCACCGCTCCGGCGGGCGGGGTCGATCTGCAGCTCAGCGGCTATCGCTTCAGCGACCTGGGCCCGATCGAGGTGGACGTCACCAACAAGCAGTATCGCGCCCTGGGCGGACTGCGCGGCGACTGGAACGGCTGGAACTGGGAAACCGCCCTGCTCTACTCCGAGGCCAGCGCCGAGGACCTGAGCGACAACATCGTCACCAGCGCCCTGCAGAAGCAACTCGCCCTGTCGACGCCCGACGCCTACAACCCGTTCAACGGCGGCGACCTGTCTCACCCGAGCTTCGGCGACGGCACGCCCAGCAGCCAGGCCGCCCTGGACGCCATCCGCACCAAGATGCGGCGCTATACCGAAACCAGCCTGGCCCTGTGGGACTTCAAGATCTCCCGGCCTGACCTGTTCACCCTGCCGGCCGGCCCCGTCGGCATGGCCGCGGGCGTCGAGGCGCGTCACGAAACCCAGCTGGACGATCGCGACCATCGCATCGACGGCACGACCACCTTCACCGACGTCTCGGGCGCCGTTTACAGCGACCTGATCAACTCCTCGATGAACCCGGACACCGAGGGCGAGCGCGACGTCTATTCGGCCTACCTCGAGTTCGCCGTTCCCCTGGTCTCGCCCGAGATGAACATCCCGTTCGTCCACAACCTGGAAGCCCAGGTGGCGGGCCGTTACGAGCACTATTCGGACTTCGGCGACGTGGCCAAGCCCAAGGTCGCCGTGGCCTGGGACCTGGCCGAGGGCGTCCGCGTTCGCGGCTCCTGGGCCCAGGGCTTCCGCGCCCCGAACCTGGAGCAGATCAACGCCAGCATCGTCACCCGTTCGAACAGCAGCACCGACTGGGCCTATTGCGAAGCCCTGTCTCGCCGGGGCGCCATCGCGGGCCTGGGCAGCTGCGTCGGGGCCAGCATCCCGAACGCCTTCCCCGACGCCGCCTCGGTCAACACCGCCCGCATTCGCCGCAACGTGGCCGAACAGCGCGCGGGCAACCCGAACCTGAAGCCGGAAGAGTCCGAAACCATGTCGTTCGGCGTGGTCCTGCAGCCGGACTTCACCCCGGCCAACCTGGGCGACTTCACCGTCACGGTCGACTGGTGGAACGTGCAGCAGGAAGGCATGGTCGGCGTCTTCCGCGGCCAGAACGCCCTGACGCTGGACTATCTGCTGCGCAAGCAGGGCTCGTCCAACCCCAACGTCGTGCGCGCCGCGCCCACGCCCGAGGACATCGCCATCTACGCTGGCACCGGCCTGACCCCGGCGGGCGAGATCCTCTACGTCAAGGACCTGTACGACAACCTGCAGCCGCAGGAGGTCCAGGGCATCGACCTGGGCGTCATGTGGAGCCTGCGCGGCACCCGCGTCGGCGACTTCAGCGCCAACCTGAACGTCTCGCACCTGCTGAAATACTACCTGGAGCCCTCGCCCCAGGTGCAGGCCCTGATGGACGCCAAGGCCAAGGGCGAGATTGACCCCGTCGTCTCCTTCAGCGGCGCGGCGGGCGACCTGATCCGCGACAACAGCCGCCCCGAGTGGAAGTGGTCGGCCTCGGCCACCTGGCGCTATCAGAACGTCACGGTCGGCGCCTACACCTCCTATACGGGCAGCGTCTATCAGGACTTCCTGACCAACGGCGCGGGCCAGGCCTGGGTGGTGGACTCCCTGCTGACCGCCAACCTCTACGGCGAGTATGAGTTCGACAACGGCCTGCTGGAAGGGACCGCCGTCCGCATCGGGGTGCGCAACCTGACCGACGAGCAGCCGCCGCTGGCCGCCGACGGCTACCTGGGCACGGTTCACCAACCCTATGGCCGCTACTGGTACGGCAGCATCCGCAAGACCTTCTGA